A genome region from Oncorhynchus gorbuscha isolate QuinsamMale2020 ecotype Even-year linkage group LG26, OgorEven_v1.0, whole genome shotgun sequence includes the following:
- the LOC124016397 gene encoding dispanin subfamily A member 2b-like, producing the protein MDQPPSYQPEFVPMKGNKYMRLEDTHGAPKFQHTVVLGQPKPVVPQPRDHIIWSLCSLVYGNPFCLGMLAVYFSIKSRDRKMVGDLEGARKHGKTACCFNTVTLTLAILGLLFFFIIVYQVTH; encoded by the exons ATGGATCAACCACCATCGTACCAGCCAGAGTTTGTCCCAATGAAAGGAAATAAGTACATGCGTCTTGAAGACACTCACGGAGCGCCCAAGTTCCAACATACCGTCGTCTTGGGACAGCCGAAGCCCGTTGTACCTCAGCCCAGGGATCACATTATCTGGTCGCTTTGCAGCCTCGTGTACGGCAACCCATTCTGTCTCGGAATGTTAGCGGTGTATTTCTCCATAAAG TCCAGGGACAGGAAGATGgttggagacttggagggagcAAGAAAACACGGGAAGACTGCATGCTGCTTTAATACTGTGACTCTGACTTTGGCAATCCTCGGGCTgctcttcttcttcatcatcGTCTACCAAGTTACACACTGA